The following proteins come from a genomic window of Herpetosiphon gulosus:
- a CDS encoding ArdC family protein has product MNTKRKPVLTADERAARDTERRSQLDTLLIIAGVQAILDSDTFKTVLAANAKFHAYSVNNAMLIWFQNPAAERVAGFHTWKKLGRTVKKGEKGIMIYAPRVASKIDAATGDEQTHIYFGIEHVFDISQTEGEDIPTLDCPLLTEDRGHDLYDRLVVYATREGLTVSSDNQHAMGEAMGYYSAASTLIWIRPVAKAQMLKTLIHEFAHHLTDGKHTREAHETIAEGVAFQVCTCIGIDSGERSFPYIAGWSASEGGTALIKQVLGHIQGITKQIMAIVDPADEAHEGAPEPPPPAVAAAKRCRSTTVIAA; this is encoded by the coding sequence ATGAACACCAAGCGCAAGCCCGTATTGACCGCCGACGAACGCGCCGCCCGTGATACCGAACGCCGCAGCCAGCTTGATACCCTCTTAATAATAGCGGGTGTCCAAGCGATTTTGGACAGTGACACCTTTAAAACCGTGTTAGCTGCCAATGCCAAGTTTCACGCGTATAGCGTGAATAATGCCATGCTGATTTGGTTTCAAAACCCCGCTGCTGAACGAGTAGCAGGCTTTCATACCTGGAAAAAACTGGGGCGAACCGTGAAAAAGGGGGAGAAGGGCATCATGATCTATGCCCCGCGCGTTGCATCGAAAATCGACGCAGCCACGGGCGACGAGCAAACCCATATCTACTTCGGGATTGAACATGTGTTTGACATCAGCCAAACCGAGGGGGAGGACATTCCAACACTGGATTGTCCATTGCTTACCGAGGATCGCGGTCATGACCTGTATGATCGCTTGGTTGTCTATGCGACGCGTGAAGGTTTGACCGTCAGCAGCGACAACCAGCACGCCATGGGTGAGGCAATGGGCTATTATTCCGCTGCATCAACGCTGATTTGGATTCGCCCTGTCGCCAAGGCGCAAATGCTCAAAACCCTCATCCACGAGTTTGCGCACCACCTCACGGACGGAAAACACACGAGGGAAGCACACGAAACTATCGCGGAAGGGGTGGCGTTTCAGGTGTGTACCTGCATCGGGATTGACAGCGGCGAGCGGTCATTCCCATATATCGCCGGATGGTCGGCCAGCGAGGGAGGTACGGCCCTCATCAAGCAGGTGTTGGGCCATATCCAAGGAATTACCAAGCAGATTATGGCGATCGTGGATCCAGCCGATGAGGCCCACGAGGGAGCACCCGAGCCACCGCCCCCCGCCGTTGCCGCTGCCAAGCGCTGCCGCTCAACCACCGTGATCGCCGCCTAA
- a CDS encoding helix-turn-helix domain-containing protein produces the protein MVRKLYGVPEVAKLCKVSQPLIHQEIGLGRLVPSFITEGKQRNRYLFTREDVLAYQQWRTTTYNEQFDPLPEETA, from the coding sequence ATGGTGCGTAAACTGTATGGTGTGCCGGAGGTGGCCAAACTCTGTAAGGTCTCGCAGCCACTGATTCATCAAGAAATCGGTTTGGGCCGCCTTGTCCCGAGCTTTATCACGGAAGGCAAGCAACGCAATCGCTATTTGTTCACCCGCGAGGATGTGTTGGCGTATCAGCAATGGCGCACCACAACCTACAATGAGCAGTTTGACCCGCTGCCGGAGGAGACTGCATGA
- a CDS encoding type II toxin-antitoxin system Phd/YefM family antitoxin, translating into MMTIIDITKAQQNLAALIEAATQGNEVIITRPDGSAVQLIPVATGTPQFGSARGKIRLHADFDDPLDDGMEDAA; encoded by the coding sequence ATGATGACGATTATTGACATAACCAAAGCGCAACAGAATCTTGCCGCCTTAATTGAGGCCGCCACCCAAGGCAACGAGGTGATTATCACCCGCCCTGATGGCAGTGCCGTCCAACTGATTCCCGTGGCCACAGGCACGCCCCAGTTTGGCAGCGCCCGTGGCAAGATTCGCCTGCATGCCGATTTTGACGACCCGCTCGATGATGGCATGGAGGATGCCGCATGA
- a CDS encoding type II toxin-antitoxin system VapC family toxin yields the protein MRFLLDTHTLLWFLAGDPQLPAAVRERIEQPHAQRLVSLASIWEMAIKISLGKLALGMPLRELVHDLLPTNGMLLFGISTLHLEQIVTLPIHHRDPFDRMLIAQALVEQIPILGRDSAFDAYPVERWWG from the coding sequence ATGAGGTTTCTCCTCGACACGCACACGCTGTTATGGTTTTTGGCAGGTGATCCCCAGCTGCCCGCAGCGGTGCGCGAGCGGATTGAGCAGCCGCACGCCCAGCGCTTGGTCAGTTTGGCCAGCATCTGGGAAATGGCGATCAAAATCTCGTTGGGCAAGCTCGCGTTAGGCATGCCGCTGCGTGAACTGGTGCATGATCTGCTACCGACGAATGGCATGCTCTTGTTTGGGATCTCGACGCTGCACTTGGAGCAGATCGTGACCTTACCGATCCATCATCGCGATCCGTTTGACCGCATGCTGATTGCCCAAGCGCTCGTCGAGCAGATCCCGATTCTGGGGCGCGATAGCGCGTTTGATGCCTATCCGGTCGAACGGTGGTGGGGCTAG
- a CDS encoding plasmid pRiA4b ORF-3 family protein, with translation MGDEWTPDPRVRRIELDDPLVVLLLMELTQAERDRTGKGTLTPAQMAGQIIQAAHAAMVREVAPPPPIAKPTALHGPAPRRQLPTHRGADLPAWSIVPPSPYHKKPLPTPSAYQLLIDLLHVTPRVWRRLVVRSDTTLADLHAFIQLAFGWEDYHLHQFTIQGKEYGIDRTGELGFVGDAWTIPVGSFQFHRGDQFAYRYDFGDGWEHQITVETCHALSPRAMYPRCMDGAQLAPPEDSGGPYRYMERRDAGEFSKPTRAIGRAAINERLALYVAGLLWNDEESE, from the coding sequence ATGGGTGACGAGTGGACACCTGACCCACGGGTGCGGCGCATCGAATTGGATGATCCGCTGGTGGTGCTGTTGCTCATGGAATTGACGCAGGCTGAGCGCGACCGCACGGGCAAAGGAACCCTGACCCCTGCCCAGATGGCAGGCCAGATCATTCAGGCGGCCCATGCGGCGATGGTGCGCGAGGTGGCTCCCCCGCCACCGATCGCCAAACCTACCGCGTTGCATGGGCCAGCGCCGCGCCGCCAGCTGCCCACGCATCGGGGTGCTGATTTGCCCGCGTGGTCGATTGTGCCGCCGTCGCCGTATCACAAAAAGCCCTTGCCCACGCCCTCGGCCTATCAGCTGCTGATTGACCTGCTGCATGTGACCCCACGGGTCTGGCGGCGGCTGGTGGTGCGCAGCGATACCACCTTGGCCGATCTGCATGCCTTCATCCAGCTTGCGTTTGGCTGGGAGGATTACCACCTGCATCAGTTCACCATTCAGGGCAAGGAGTATGGGATTGACCGCACGGGAGAATTGGGTTTTGTGGGCGATGCCTGGACGATACCGGTGGGGTCGTTTCAGTTTCACCGTGGTGATCAGTTTGCCTACCGCTATGACTTCGGAGATGGGTGGGAACACCAGATCACCGTGGAAACCTGCCATGCACTCAGTCCACGGGCGATGTACCCGCGCTGCATGGATGGGGCACAGTTGGCCCCACCAGAGGATAGTGGTGGGCCGTATAGGTATATGGAGCGGCGTGATGCAGGCGAATTTTCCAAGCCAACCCGTGCGATTGGCCGTGCGGCGATTAATGAGCGCTTGGCGTTGTATGTGGCAGGGTTGCTGTGGAATGACGAGGAGTCGGAATGA
- a CDS encoding GNAT family N-acetyltransferase, giving the protein MVIRPMTLADASAVAVLSGDLGYPTMTDAVYRRIHHLQERADNGLFIAEAHAMVGWVHVYGVRLLETEGYAEIGGIVVAPSSRQQGIGTQLIRACEQWAAHHGYHEVRLRSGIQRTWAHAFYLRLGYAQSRASYCFRRSVAPMLGHDVPGPTMD; this is encoded by the coding sequence ATGGTGATTCGCCCAATGACGTTGGCCGACGCATCCGCAGTTGCGGTGTTGAGTGGAGATCTTGGCTATCCGACGATGACCGATGCGGTGTATCGGCGCATCCATCACCTGCAAGAACGCGCCGATAACGGCCTCTTTATCGCTGAGGCCCATGCGATGGTGGGATGGGTTCATGTCTATGGTGTTCGGCTGCTAGAAACCGAGGGCTACGCTGAAATTGGGGGAATTGTTGTCGCCCCTTCCTCTCGTCAGCAAGGGATAGGGACGCAGCTCATCCGTGCGTGCGAGCAATGGGCGGCTCATCACGGATACCACGAAGTACGCCTCCGCTCCGGTATCCAGCGGACATGGGCACATGCCTTTTATCTGCGCCTTGGCTATGCGCAATCCCGTGCGAGTTATTGTTTTCGTCGTTCAGTGGCTCCCATGCTCGGCCATGATGTACCCGGACCGACGATGGATTAA
- a CDS encoding GIY-YIG nuclease family protein, whose translation MGLIHIDDTPRGQTDLHCPYCHGRLVAKKGPTVAHHFAHDGATCNPASRTTNLPVLPFFHSFTLHLHRKLFTALKKFHAQQVITDRQRTWLEGHRLIAYNRFTFAHELTKVGQVPLGLLSVNLFSAIHEERLAAQHDRLDQQLALAWRAGNPVAMTEAETDLRLYRTQWQRVLRSALYLVEIQTDNGRFHKIGVTMRPIAERIAEIQAALVPYVGATTMKVLNVFPHRGHVEPYVKFKYAKQRRAIGNFTEYFDWLDRTGTIRDLRRMPAKMLTSLEQGVLDGMPSPTMQALFQAQQEQEAAAERAARAAARGESTKAGMEAARQVGVHVGRPRGSGDSAAAVLAKPWSPAILQCLADGLSLRETAAMVGVALNTVRKVKAAVAQVATTTHDG comes from the coding sequence TTGGGGTTAATCCACATTGACGATACCCCACGCGGGCAGACGGATCTGCATTGCCCGTATTGTCATGGGCGACTGGTCGCCAAGAAAGGCCCGACGGTTGCCCATCATTTTGCCCACGACGGCGCGACCTGCAACCCCGCCAGCCGCACCACGAATCTGCCCGTGTTGCCCTTTTTTCACTCCTTCACGCTCCATCTGCACCGCAAGCTGTTCACCGCGCTGAAGAAATTTCATGCCCAGCAGGTCATCACTGATCGCCAGCGCACCTGGCTGGAAGGCCATCGCCTGATTGCCTATAACCGCTTTACGTTTGCCCATGAACTCACTAAGGTGGGCCAAGTCCCCCTTGGGCTATTGTCCGTCAATTTATTCAGTGCGATCCATGAGGAGCGCTTGGCGGCGCAGCATGATCGGCTGGATCAGCAGCTTGCGCTGGCATGGCGGGCGGGGAATCCCGTGGCGATGACCGAGGCCGAGACGGATCTGCGGCTCTACCGCACGCAGTGGCAGCGGGTGTTACGCAGTGCCTTGTATCTCGTGGAGATCCAGACGGACAATGGGCGCTTCCATAAAATTGGGGTGACGATGCGCCCAATTGCTGAGCGGATTGCCGAGATCCAAGCCGCGCTGGTGCCGTATGTGGGTGCGACAACCATGAAGGTGCTGAATGTGTTTCCGCATCGCGGTCATGTGGAGCCGTATGTGAAATTCAAGTATGCCAAGCAGCGCCGCGCGATCGGCAATTTCACCGAATATTTTGATTGGCTTGACCGCACGGGCACGATCCGCGATCTGCGGCGGATGCCTGCCAAGATGTTAACCAGTCTTGAACAGGGTGTGCTGGATGGGATGCCCTCGCCAACGATGCAGGCGCTGTTTCAAGCGCAACAAGAACAGGAAGCCGCTGCGGAGCGTGCCGCTCGGGCAGCCGCTCGTGGGGAGAGCACGAAGGCGGGGATGGAGGCGGCGCGGCAGGTGGGTGTGCATGTTGGCCGACCGCGAGGCTCAGGAGACTCGGCAGCGGCAGTGTTGGCCAAGCCGTGGAGTCCGGCGATTCTCCAGTGCCTTGCGGATGGGCTGTCGTTACGCGAAACGGCGGCTATGGTAGGGGTGGCACTGAACACGGTGCGCAAGGTGAAGGCGGCGGTGGCGCAGGTGGCCACGACGACGCATGATGGATGA